A region of the Gemmatimonadota bacterium genome:
AGCGGCGTGCAGTGGTCGCCCGACGGCACCTGGATTTCCTTCATCTCCTCGCGCGACGAGGACAAGCCGCAGCTCTTCGTCATGCGGCTCGACGGCGGCGAGCCGTTGCGGCTGACGAAGGCGGAGTCGGGGGTCGGGTCGTATCAGTGGTCACCCCGCGGCACGTCGATCGCCTTCACCTCCAGCGACGCCGAGTCCCCCGCCGCCAAGGCGCGCAAGGAACGCTACGCCCCGTTCGAAGTCGTACGCCGCGACTACACCTTTGCGCACCTCTACACGTTCAACGTCGCCGACGCACTGCAGGCGCCCCAGGCCGGGCGCGCCCGCACCGCCGGCACGCGGTACACCGTGCAAGCCTTTGCCTGGTCGCCTGACGAACGCCAGATCGCATTCGGCGCTACGATCAACCCCGACCTCGTGCAGGGGAAGACCGCCGACCTGTACGTCGTCACGCTCGCCACCGAACCCGGCGCCCCCGACGCCGTCCGCACGCTGGTCTCGCAGCCCGGCCCCGACAACGGCCCCGTCTGGTCGCCCGATGGCACGCAGGTCGCCTTCACCAGCTACATGGGGAAGGAGAGCTACTTCGCCTCCAACGCGCGCATCGCCGTCGTTCCTGCCGCTGGCGGGACGCCGGTGTCGCTCACCGACGCCTTCGATGAAAACCCGTCGCTCCTCGACTGGAAGAGCGGCGGCATCTGGTTTGCCGGGGCACAGCGCACCGCGACGCACCTCTTCCGCCTCGACCCCGTCACGCGCCGCATCACGCGCGTCTCCGCCCCCGACTCGGCCATGCTGGGCGCCGCCTCGCTCAACAAGGACGCGACCCGCGTGTCGTTCACGGTCAACTCGGCCACGGCGCTCCCCGAACTCGCCGTGAGCGACCTCGACACCTGGTCGCCCCGGGTGCTCACCGACATGACCCGACAGGTGCAAGGCTGGCGGCTCGCACGACGCCAGGTCATCTCGTGGAAGTCCAAGGACGGCGCGACCATCGAAGGGGTGCTCATCACGCCGTCCAACTTCGACCCGTCGAAGAAGTACCCGCTTCTCTGCGTGATCCACGGCGGCCCCACCGGGACCGACCGCCCCGCCCTCCCCGACGCCCGCTACTACCCGGTCGACCTCTGGGCCGAGCGCGGCGCGCTCGTGCTCAAGGTCAACTACCGCGGCAGTGCCGGCTATGGCGAGGCGTTCCGCAAGCTCAACGTTCGCAACCTCGGCGTCGGCGACGCGTGGGACGTCCTGAGCGGCGTCGACCACCTCATCGGCAAGGGCTGGGTCGATCCCGCCAAGGTCGCGTCGATGGGGTGGAGCCAAGGGGGGTACATCAGCGCCTTCCTCACCACCTCCACGACACGCTTCGCCGCCATCTCGGTCGGCGCGGGGATCTCCAACTGGGCCACCTACTACTACAACACCGACATCACCCCGTTCACCATCAACTACCTCGGTGACGACCCCGCCGACGATCCGGCCATCTACGCCAAGACGTCGCCGATGACCTACGTGAAGGGGGCAAGGACACCCACGCTCATCCAGCACGGCGAACTCGATCGGCGCGTCCCCATCGCCAACGCGTACGAGCTGCGGCAGGGGCTCGAGGATCGCGGGGTCCCGGTGGAGATGGTGGTATACAAGGGGTTCGGCCACGGCATTACCAAGCCCCGGAGCATGCGAGCGGTCATGGAGCACAACCTCGGCTGGTTCAACCACTACATCTTCGGCGACGCGGCCCCTGACCTGCGCTTGCTCGGGAAGTCCGGTTCGTGACAGATGCGAGCAGCGGATTGCGAGAGCGACGCAGACGGCGCAGGTTCTAGCGGTTCTTCCCACCAAACTCCGTTCATCGTCCGAGACTAGTAGACGGAGTAAAGGCGCTCGTCAGCTCTCGTCCCCCCCACCGAGCCGTCGCACGTCCCGCCCGGCCGCCCCCGCCGGTCGGCCGACTCAGTTCACGAGATGTCCCGCCGTTCGCACTCGACGACGTCCCTGACGATTTCGCGATGGCTCGCCGCGCTGGCGAGTGCCGCTGCTTTGGTGTCCGTCGCGACGCTCGCCGAGGCCCAGCAGCGGAGCTCGGGCGAGCCGTCACGCGCGCTGGCGACGACGTCCTACGTCCGCCGGGTCATCGACAGCGACGACGGCCTCCCCGACACGCAGATCAACGCGATCGCCCAGACCCCCGACGGCTACCTCTGGCTCGGGACGCGGCGCGGGGTCGTTCGCTACGACGGACTGTCGTTCAGGCTCTATTCGCCGGAGGAGGTCCCGGCGCTCCCCACAGGCTCGATCAACAGCCTGTCGGTCGACGCGGCCGGACGTCTCTGGATCGGAACGGCGCGTGGTCTGGTGGTCCGCGAGCGCGGCGTCTTTCGCCGCATCCCCGCGGCGGAGGTCCCAGCCACCAGCGTCTGGGAAGTGCTGGAAGACCGGCACGGCGGCCTCTGGGTCGCGGGGAGCTTTGGCCTGCTCCGCCGCGACAGCACACGCTTCGCCCCGGTCCCGGGCATCGACGCCTTCGTCTACTCCCTGCACGAAGACCCCGCCGGTCGCGTCTGGATGGCCGGGCGCGAGTTCCTCGGCTCGATCGCTTACGGTGAGACCGCGCCGACCGTCGTGCCGGCGACCGCGGGTGAGCGCTTCTTCGACGTCATCGGCGACGGCGCGGAGGGGATCTGGGTCGGCACGCGACGCGGCGCGTGGCACATCGACGTCCGCGATCCGCGCGCGGTCCGCGTCATCGAGCGGCTCGCGACCGGCGACCCCACCTTTGGCAACGAAGTCTGGACCCTCACCCGTACGCCAACGGGTGACCTCTGGATCGGCACGGAGCGCCTCGGCGTGCTGCGCTGGGACGGCCAGCACCTCACCTCATACGCGCAGGGTACCACCCCCGACCCCACGTGGTGGCTGTTGACCGACGCGCGGGGCCGCGTCTGGGCGGGAACCGCCGCCGGGATGCTGCGTTTCCAGCGCTCGGCCTTCACGACGTTCAACGAAGGCATGGCGCCCAGCAGCACCTGGTCGGTGCGTGGGGACGAGACCGGGACCGTGTGGGCCGCGGCGTCAGACGGGCGCGTCTTCTTTCTCGACGGCCAGCGCTGGATTCCCAGGCTTCCGTATGCGGGACGTAACCTCGCGTCGAGCACATGGCCCAGCGGCGACGGCGGGATGCTAGCGGTCTACGACGTGAACCGCGTGTATCGTCTCGATCGACAGGGGGCGCGTGATGTCACCCAGTCCCTCGGCCTGCGTGGGCTCTCGGTCCTGTCGATCTACCGGGACACCGACGGGTCGCACTGGGTCGCGACCGACTCCGGTGTCTACCATGCCGAAGGCGGCGTGGCCCGTCCGGCCAACCCCGCGTGGGGGCTCTCGCGCACCGAGCCGCCCCGCTTCATCCAGCGCGACGCGCTCGGGCGGCTCATCATCGGTCGCCCCTTCCTCACGATCATCGACAAGGGGGTCGCCACCCGGTACGACTCGACGCGGGGGCTGACGCATCACGACATCCTCGCCGTCCTCCCGGACAGCGACCGAATCTGGATGGCGACGGCCGACTCGGGACTGTACCTCCTGCGCCGTGACACCGTCGTGCGGGTCGGGCGCGCCGACCCGCGCCTGGGGCGCGAAGTCCTCGGTATCGCCAAGGACGACCTCGGCCACCTGTGGCTCACCTCGAGCTTCGGCCTGTACCGCGTCGATGCGAACGACCTGATGCGCTACGCCGACGACCCTCGCACGCGCGTGATGGTGCGCGGCTTCGACCGCGCCGACGGTCTCCCCACCACGGAGTTCAACGCCGACTACCAGAGCCAGCTCTACACCGATCCTGCCGGTGGCATCTGGCTCCCGACGTATGCCGGCGCCGTGCGCATCGACCCGCGCGCCGTCTCGCACGACACGCTGCCGCCGCAAGTGCACCTCGAGCGGCTGTCGGTCGACGGGACGGAGTACCCGGTCGATGCCGCCCTTCGTCTCTCCGCGCACCCGATCCGGGTGGAGCTGACCTTCGCCGCCACCAACGCCCTCGTCCCCTCGCGGGTGCGCGCCGAGTACCGGATGATCGGCGTGGACACGACGTGGCGCGACGCTGGCGTGAGGCGCACGCTATCGTTTGGGCCGCTGCGCGGCGGGGAGTACCGGTTCGAGGCGCGGGTGGCGGGGGAGGACGGCGACTGGAACCCCGTCGTCGCCAGCCTCGCGCTCGAGGTGCCGCTCTGGCCGTGGGAGTACCCCTGGTTCTACCCCGTCGTGCTCGCACTCGCCGTCGCCGCGACGGCGTTGGCGCTGCGGTTGCGCCTGCGGTCGGTGGAGCGCCGCGAGCAGGTGCTCGCCGCGCTGGTGGTCGAGCGAACGAAGGAGCTCGAGGCCGAGCGCGCATCGCTCGAGGCACGCGTGCAGGCGCGCACCGCCGACCTCGCCCGCGAGTTCGAGGAGCGCAAGCTCCTGGAGCAACGCCTCGTCACCGCGCAAAAGCTGGAGAGCATCGGCCGGCTCGCGGGCGGCGTGGCGCACGAGATCAACAACTCCATCACGGGCGTCCTGGGCTTCACCGAGCTGGCGCAACACGGCGCCAAGGGGAATGCCGAGCTGCAATCCGACCTGGATGAGGTCTGGAAGGCGGGCCGACGGGTCGCCGACATCACCCGCCAGCTGCTCGCCTTCGCCCGGCGCCAGCACACGCAGCCCATCGCCGTGCAACTCGACGTGCTTTTGGCGGCGTTGTCCCGTTCCCTGCAGCAGTCGGTTGGGGAGCGCGTGCAGGTATCGATCGACGACCCGGGCAAGATTCCGGCGGTGAGCGCCGATCCATCGCAGGTGGAGCAGCTCATCTTCAACCTGGTGCTCAACGCGCGCGATGCCATGCCGACTGGTGGGGCGGCCACCTTGCGGCTGCGCCACGTCACGCTCCCGGCCCTGCGCACCGTCGGCGACATGACGCTCGCCGCCGGTGACTACGTCACGCTCGAAGTGGGCGACACGGGTGTGGGAATGGACAGCGAGGTACGCGCCCGCCTCTTCGAGCCCTTCTTCACGACCAAGGAAGTGAACCGCGGTACCGGACTGGGCCTCGCCGTCTGCCACGGCATCGTGGCCCGCCACCGCGGCGCCATCGAGGTCGACAGCGCGCCGGACGCCGGGACGCGCATCACCGTCTGGCTCCCGGCGTGGCAGGGCGACAGCAGGCCGGCCGAGAACACCAGCGGACGACCGGTGGGAAGCGAGACGATCCTCCTGGTCGAGGACGAGACCGCGGTCCGTCAGGTCGCGAGCCGTGTCCTCACCCTGCTGGGATATCGTGTGATCGAAGCGGTCGATGGCGCCGCCGCCCTCTCGCTCGCCGAGAAGCACGCCGACGACATCGACGTCGTCGTCACCGACGTGATGATGCCGCACGTCTCCGGCCCGGAGTTGGTCCGGACGCTGCGCGAGCGCTTCCCGCGCCTCCCCGTCGTCTTCATGTCGGGCTACGCAGGACTCGATAGCGCCGCCCTGAGCGAGCTGGCGACACTCGGCCCGATGGTGGCCAAGCCGTTCGAACAGGACACCCTGGCGGCCGCGGTCCGGCGTGAACTGGACCGCCGCAAGACCCCCGCCGCCGCCAGGGCCGTCCCGGCCGAGCCCGCGGTGCCGGGACGGTATCGCCCCTAAGCCTCTACAGCGGGTGCGCCAAGGCGTGTTCGGGGGCGCGCGCCAGCGCGCGCCGTGCGGCAACGGCTACGGCTTCGGCTTCGGTTTCGGCAGGGCGGCGCGCTCGGCAGCCACGCGCTTCTCCAGCCCCGCGCGCGCCGTGGCTGCGTAGCGCTTGCACGCGGCCGGATCGCGGAGCGCGCTCGCGTCACCCGCCTCGCGCCGCGCCAGCCGCTCCCACAGCGCCGTCGCGCCGGGATGCGGCGTCACGAGCACGTCGCAGCGCACCGACTCCAACGCTGCAAAGCCGGCCGCGAAATCGGCGAGCCCGCTGGGGTAGGTGGTCGTGCGTGTGTAGTAGAAGTCGTCCGCGGAAAGCGCGCTCTGGCTGTCGCCGTACACGATTGCCCAGCACGCCCCTCCCTCGCACGACGTCCAGGTCCAGCTCGTCCCGCCGGGCGTGTGCCCCCCCGTGTGCATCGCCGTCAGGAGCAATGGCCCCACCTGCACGGTGTCGCCAGCGGGGAGCAGGCGCACACGCGCGACCCTGGCGATGGGCGGAATGGTGCCGTACTGCGGGTCGTCACGTCCCACGTCCCCCGTGCGCAGCACCGGAACGCTCGCCGCGCTCGCCACCACCTCGGCCCCCGACCACCGCTGCAGATCGGCGATCCCCCCTGCATGGTCGAAGTGCACGTGGGAGTTGACGATCACCCGGATGTCTTCCACCCGGAAACCGAGCGCCCGGATGCTGGCGGCGATTTGTTGCGCCGACTCGGGGAGCGCACCATCGACGAGCACGTGCCCCTGCGGCGACGTGACCAGCAGCGCGCTCAACCCATTCGTCCCCACGTAGTACGTGTTGCCGAAGAGCTTGAACGGCGCGTGTGGTGCGTTCCACTCCGCGCAGGAGGGGCAGTTGGGGGTGGGGGTGACGCTCTGGGCGCCGAGCGAAGCGCCCAAGATCGCCGTCGCCGCCACGAGAAGGACCGATGAGAATCGCATGATGCGAGCAGAGCGCGGGTGAATAGGACGACCGCCAGCACGTGACCCGCCAGCGCCGATCGCCAGTGAAACTACTGCGTGAAGCCGTACGCGTGATGTGCCAACCCTCGGCGACGTGGTGGGGTCAAACACTGCGGTCCCACTCACCTCATCGTCGCATGCTGCTGCGCACCTCCGCTCGCTTCGCCTTCTTCCTCCAGCTCACGTGCGCGGCGGTGGCGCAGGGGCAGGCACCCCCGGACCACATCCATGGCCGAGTCACCGACGACTCGTCTCGCGCGGTGGTGAGTGCCAGCGTCTTCGTC
Encoded here:
- the bla gene encoding subclass B3 metallo-beta-lactamase, which codes for MRFSSVLLVAATAILGASLGAQSVTPTPNCPSCAEWNAPHAPFKLFGNTYYVGTNGLSALLVTSPQGHVLVDGALPESAQQIAASIRALGFRVEDIRVIVNSHVHFDHAGGIADLQRWSGAEVVASAASVPVLRTGDVGRDDPQYGTIPPIARVARVRLLPAGDTVQVGPLLLTAMHTGGHTPGGTSWTWTSCEGGACWAIVYGDSQSALSADDFYYTRTTTYPSGLADFAAGFAALESVRCDVLVTPHPGATALWERLARREAGDASALRDPAACKRYAATARAGLEKRVAAERAALPKPKPKP
- a CDS encoding response regulator, with translation MSRRSHSTTSLTISRWLAALASAAALVSVATLAEAQQRSSGEPSRALATTSYVRRVIDSDDGLPDTQINAIAQTPDGYLWLGTRRGVVRYDGLSFRLYSPEEVPALPTGSINSLSVDAAGRLWIGTARGLVVRERGVFRRIPAAEVPATSVWEVLEDRHGGLWVAGSFGLLRRDSTRFAPVPGIDAFVYSLHEDPAGRVWMAGREFLGSIAYGETAPTVVPATAGERFFDVIGDGAEGIWVGTRRGAWHIDVRDPRAVRVIERLATGDPTFGNEVWTLTRTPTGDLWIGTERLGVLRWDGQHLTSYAQGTTPDPTWWLLTDARGRVWAGTAAGMLRFQRSAFTTFNEGMAPSSTWSVRGDETGTVWAAASDGRVFFLDGQRWIPRLPYAGRNLASSTWPSGDGGMLAVYDVNRVYRLDRQGARDVTQSLGLRGLSVLSIYRDTDGSHWVATDSGVYHAEGGVARPANPAWGLSRTEPPRFIQRDALGRLIIGRPFLTIIDKGVATRYDSTRGLTHHDILAVLPDSDRIWMATADSGLYLLRRDTVVRVGRADPRLGREVLGIAKDDLGHLWLTSSFGLYRVDANDLMRYADDPRTRVMVRGFDRADGLPTTEFNADYQSQLYTDPAGGIWLPTYAGAVRIDPRAVSHDTLPPQVHLERLSVDGTEYPVDAALRLSAHPIRVELTFAATNALVPSRVRAEYRMIGVDTTWRDAGVRRTLSFGPLRGGEYRFEARVAGEDGDWNPVVASLALEVPLWPWEYPWFYPVVLALAVAATALALRLRLRSVERREQVLAALVVERTKELEAERASLEARVQARTADLAREFEERKLLEQRLVTAQKLESIGRLAGGVAHEINNSITGVLGFTELAQHGAKGNAELQSDLDEVWKAGRRVADITRQLLAFARRQHTQPIAVQLDVLLAALSRSLQQSVGERVQVSIDDPGKIPAVSADPSQVEQLIFNLVLNARDAMPTGGAATLRLRHVTLPALRTVGDMTLAAGDYVTLEVGDTGVGMDSEVRARLFEPFFTTKEVNRGTGLGLAVCHGIVARHRGAIEVDSAPDAGTRITVWLPAWQGDSRPAENTSGRPVGSETILLVEDETAVRQVASRVLTLLGYRVIEAVDGAAALSLAEKHADDIDVVVTDVMMPHVSGPELVRTLRERFPRLPVVFMSGYAGLDSAALSELATLGPMVAKPFEQDTLAAAVRRELDRRKTPAAARAVPAEPAVPGRYRP
- a CDS encoding S9 family peptidase → MRRHALALASLCITLAAAAPALLAQPRIPTVDDLLSLESAGGSQLSPDGAWVAYTVTTTDWKADAFVGQLWVVNVASGERRQLTRHPKGISGVQWSPDGTWISFISSRDEDKPQLFVMRLDGGEPLRLTKAESGVGSYQWSPRGTSIAFTSSDAESPAAKARKERYAPFEVVRRDYTFAHLYTFNVADALQAPQAGRARTAGTRYTVQAFAWSPDERQIAFGATINPDLVQGKTADLYVVTLATEPGAPDAVRTLVSQPGPDNGPVWSPDGTQVAFTSYMGKESYFASNARIAVVPAAGGTPVSLTDAFDENPSLLDWKSGGIWFAGAQRTATHLFRLDPVTRRITRVSAPDSAMLGAASLNKDATRVSFTVNSATALPELAVSDLDTWSPRVLTDMTRQVQGWRLARRQVISWKSKDGATIEGVLITPSNFDPSKKYPLLCVIHGGPTGTDRPALPDARYYPVDLWAERGALVLKVNYRGSAGYGEAFRKLNVRNLGVGDAWDVLSGVDHLIGKGWVDPAKVASMGWSQGGYISAFLTTSTTRFAAISVGAGISNWATYYYNTDITPFTINYLGDDPADDPAIYAKTSPMTYVKGARTPTLIQHGELDRRVPIANAYELRQGLEDRGVPVEMVVYKGFGHGITKPRSMRAVMEHNLGWFNHYIFGDAAPDLRLLGKSGS